The Linepithema humile isolate Giens D197 chromosome 7, Lhum_UNIL_v1.0, whole genome shotgun sequence genome has a window encoding:
- the XRCC1 gene encoding DNA repair protein XRCC1 isoform X1, which translates to MIVKLEKIISCSSEHPMYPATNLLQCNSENWKATWRCAKPGEMLAHVIFQLAEPSYVTGVDIGNYQSCVVIVTGSTSSEPDNWMVIVNYKFMTNDEAANNKFKDQVQLFTRRELNPDTLKIKFDRIKVTCMQSANLKVLFGLSYIILRSDSTVDLGLDVFGKFKLKQPHILKTPLEMMKEKILDKAKNKKTDYKEELCKQIKKDSMENFIKSQEEQKPMKRPLLEKLEAGKVDEVFRKNDNDKTLGKSPENVKNTSIGTTVARTPFGDIVPSINTDTNKNDTKNSIHSPSNSKKRSLSKLEDSSNANVSEKKRQKCSKCMESSQDQLCKTCQRLPPPTNIENTTKTNNIVKPKKSFKELLNNVTFSLSGYVNPQRDEIRRKALNMGARYIPDPNTTNKKCTHLICAFKNTPKYQQFKNHTKIVSHTFIEECFDKKTRFPWRRYALDQKDKLQPESEEEIVGSELESAYDSDTDAEY; encoded by the exons ATGATTGTGAAATTGGAAAAGATAATCAGTTGTTCCTCGGAACATCCAATGTATCCTGCTACGAATCTTCTGCAATGTAATTCAGAAAATTGGAAGGCCACATGGCGATGTGCCAAACCGGGAGAAATGCTGGCTCATGTAATCTTTCAGCTTGCTGAACCTTCTTATGTCACAGGAGTTGACATTGGTAATTATCAAAGTTGTGTAGTAATTGTTACTGGATCTACATCATCTGAACCTGACAATTGGATGGTTATAGTGAACTATAAGTTTATGACAAATGATGAAGCTGCGAACAATAAGTTTAAGGACCAAGTACAATTATTTACCAGAAGAGAATTAAATCCAGacactttaaaaattaaatttgatcgaATAAAAGTCACTTGTATGCAGTCGgcaaatttaaaagtattgtttGGACTgtcatacataattttgaggTCAGACTCTACAGTTGATTTAGGCTTAGATGTATTTGGTAAGTTTAAATTGAAACAACCACATATTTTGAAAACACCTTTGGAAATGATGAAGGAAAAGATTCTtgataaagcaaaaaataaaaagacggATTATAAGGAAGAATTatgtaaacaaataaaaaaggattcaatggaaaattttattaaaagtcaaGAGGAACAGAAACCAATGAAGAGACCTTTATTAGAAAAGTTAGAAGCTGGAAAAGTTGATGaagtttttagaaaaaatgatAACGACAAAACACTTGGTAAAAGTCctgaaaatgtgaaaaatacatCAATTGGAACAACAGTTGCCAGAACTCCTTTTGGAGATATTGTGCCATCAATAAATACTGatactaataaaaatgatacaaaaaactCAATTCATAGCCCGTCAAATTCTAAGAAACGGTCTTTAAGCAAATTAGAAGATTCATCAAATGCAAACGTTAGTGAAAAGAAAAGACAAAAATGCTCTAAATGCATGGAGAGTTCGCAGGATCAATTGTGTAAAACTTGTCAACGATTACCACCGCCTACAAACATTGAAAATACTacgaaaacaaataatattgtaaaacctaaaaaatcatttaaagaattgcttaataatgttacattttctCTCAGTGGCTATGTTAATCCACAGAGGGATGAAATTAGGAGAAAAGCTCTTAATATGGGTGCTCGATATATACCTGATCCCAAtacaactaataaaaaatgcactcATTTGATTTGTGCTTTCAAAAATACACcaaaatatcaacaatttaAGAATCATACCAAAATTGTCTCACACACCTTTATTGAAGAgtgttttgataaaaagacgag atttcCTTGGCGACGGTATGCTTTAGATCAAAAGGATAAACTTCAACCTGAAAGCGAAGAAGAAATTGTTGGCAGTGAATTGGAATCTGCATATGACTCAGACACTGATGCCGAATATTGA
- the LOC137001319 gene encoding uncharacterized protein isoform X1, protein MDASEAQPRQKYGTCLCFSVGRRKFRISMCAINASPEAGDASTGIMSARRKYSAISGTEGSKHVFLSQQHKNLTTRYTSMIPLNPTKVKDSVCDKFAVIQNKSLQRMNNIEREVDYCEFPYYRSNRTDAVLIKDVGVSCNLLSKNMIDHNIPISEIESYLVKQLKLEYNELSSITKKINVYTKDILNSLASRCKKEDQIFQKLHVASNHVMASQYTDKIGNPCLKLRFCDDIEKNQSSEIAFDKNFAENEIVKEETHGNRNMKKRRVETNKTFPKGALELSPKCSGVLLRNYLITKKGKVSGNASKASLRKVENFASSGRLCKNRSGNKSRESFYTSKCNPLVLTSWKEVSRRKDCRSKNACIANTSGEP, encoded by the exons ATGGATGCATCTGAGGCACAGCCGAGACAAAAATATGGTACCTGTTTATGTTTTTCGGTGGGCCGAAGAAAGTTTAGAATCTCG ATGTGCGCAATTAACGCTTCTCCGGAAGCGGGCGATGCATCTACTGGAATTATGTCGGCGAGAAGGAAATACTCGGCAATTTCCGGTACAGAAGGTTCCAAGCACGTTTTTCTCTCGcaacaacataaaaatttaactactCGATATACTTCGATGATACCGTTAAATCCGACAAAAGTAAAGGACAGCGTATGCGATAAATTTGCAGTAATTCAGAATAAATCTTTACAAAgaatgaataatattgaacGTGAAGTCGATTATTGTGAATTTCCCTACTACag AAGTAACAGAACCGATGCTGTCTTGATCAAGGACGTGGGAGTGTCTTGCAATCttttaagcaaaaatatgATCGATCATAATATACCGATTTCAGAAATTGAAAGTTACCTCGTCAAACAACTTAAACTTGAATATAATGAGTTGTCAAGTATTactaaaaagataaatgtgTATACCAaggatattttaaatagtcTGGCATCAAGATGCAAAAAAGAGGATCAAATCTTTCAGAAATTG caTGTAGCTTCGAACCATGTGATGGCATCGCAGTATACAGATAAAATAGGAAATCCCTgcttaaaattaagattttgtgACGATATAGAGAAGAATCAATCATCAGAAATTGCCTTCGAcaaaaattttgctgaaaaCGAAATTGTCAAAGAGGAAACGCACG GGAATAGAAACATGAAAAAGCGACGCGTAGAAACTAATAAAACTTTCCCGAAAGGTGCTCTCGAACTCTCGCCGAAATGCAGCGGCGTGTTACTTCGTAATTATCTGATAACGAAGAAAGGGAAAGTATCCGGCAACGCATCGAAGGCGTCTTTACGTAAAGTCGAAAATTTTGCGTCATCCGGTAGATTGTGCAAGAACCGTAGCGGCAATAAATCTCGCGAATCCTTTTACACGAGCAAATGCAATCCTCTGGTGCTCACCAGTTGGAAGGAAGTGTCGAGGCGGAAAGACTGCAGATCCAAAAACGCGTGTATCGCCAACACTTCCGGCGAGCCGTAA
- the LOC137001319 gene encoding uncharacterized protein isoform X2: MCAINASPEAGDASTGIMSARRKYSAISGTEGSKHVFLSQQHKNLTTRYTSMIPLNPTKVKDSVCDKFAVIQNKSLQRMNNIEREVDYCEFPYYRSNRTDAVLIKDVGVSCNLLSKNMIDHNIPISEIESYLVKQLKLEYNELSSITKKINVYTKDILNSLASRCKKEDQIFQKLHVASNHVMASQYTDKIGNPCLKLRFCDDIEKNQSSEIAFDKNFAENEIVKEETHGNRNMKKRRVETNKTFPKGALELSPKCSGVLLRNYLITKKGKVSGNASKASLRKVENFASSGRLCKNRSGNKSRESFYTSKCNPLVLTSWKEVSRRKDCRSKNACIANTSGEP; this comes from the exons ATGTGCGCAATTAACGCTTCTCCGGAAGCGGGCGATGCATCTACTGGAATTATGTCGGCGAGAAGGAAATACTCGGCAATTTCCGGTACAGAAGGTTCCAAGCACGTTTTTCTCTCGcaacaacataaaaatttaactactCGATATACTTCGATGATACCGTTAAATCCGACAAAAGTAAAGGACAGCGTATGCGATAAATTTGCAGTAATTCAGAATAAATCTTTACAAAgaatgaataatattgaacGTGAAGTCGATTATTGTGAATTTCCCTACTACag AAGTAACAGAACCGATGCTGTCTTGATCAAGGACGTGGGAGTGTCTTGCAATCttttaagcaaaaatatgATCGATCATAATATACCGATTTCAGAAATTGAAAGTTACCTCGTCAAACAACTTAAACTTGAATATAATGAGTTGTCAAGTATTactaaaaagataaatgtgTATACCAaggatattttaaatagtcTGGCATCAAGATGCAAAAAAGAGGATCAAATCTTTCAGAAATTG caTGTAGCTTCGAACCATGTGATGGCATCGCAGTATACAGATAAAATAGGAAATCCCTgcttaaaattaagattttgtgACGATATAGAGAAGAATCAATCATCAGAAATTGCCTTCGAcaaaaattttgctgaaaaCGAAATTGTCAAAGAGGAAACGCACG GGAATAGAAACATGAAAAAGCGACGCGTAGAAACTAATAAAACTTTCCCGAAAGGTGCTCTCGAACTCTCGCCGAAATGCAGCGGCGTGTTACTTCGTAATTATCTGATAACGAAGAAAGGGAAAGTATCCGGCAACGCATCGAAGGCGTCTTTACGTAAAGTCGAAAATTTTGCGTCATCCGGTAGATTGTGCAAGAACCGTAGCGGCAATAAATCTCGCGAATCCTTTTACACGAGCAAATGCAATCCTCTGGTGCTCACCAGTTGGAAGGAAGTGTCGAGGCGGAAAGACTGCAGATCCAAAAACGCGTGTATCGCCAACACTTCCGGCGAGCCGTAA
- the XRCC1 gene encoding DNA repair protein XRCC1 isoform X2, which yields MIVKLEKIISCSSEHPMYPATNLLQCNSENWKATWRCAKPGEMLAHVIFQLAEPSYVTGVDIVNYKFMTNDEAANNKFKDQVQLFTRRELNPDTLKIKFDRIKVTCMQSANLKVLFGLSYIILRSDSTVDLGLDVFGKFKLKQPHILKTPLEMMKEKILDKAKNKKTDYKEELCKQIKKDSMENFIKSQEEQKPMKRPLLEKLEAGKVDEVFRKNDNDKTLGKSPENVKNTSIGTTVARTPFGDIVPSINTDTNKNDTKNSIHSPSNSKKRSLSKLEDSSNANVSEKKRQKCSKCMESSQDQLCKTCQRLPPPTNIENTTKTNNIVKPKKSFKELLNNVTFSLSGYVNPQRDEIRRKALNMGARYIPDPNTTNKKCTHLICAFKNTPKYQQFKNHTKIVSHTFIEECFDKKTRFPWRRYALDQKDKLQPESEEEIVGSELESAYDSDTDAEY from the exons ATGATTGTGAAATTGGAAAAGATAATCAGTTGTTCCTCGGAACATCCAATGTATCCTGCTACGAATCTTCTGCAATGTAATTCAGAAAATTGGAAGGCCACATGGCGATGTGCCAAACCGGGAGAAATGCTGGCTCATGTAATCTTTCAGCTTGCTGAACCTTCTTATGTCACAGGAGTTGACATTG TGAACTATAAGTTTATGACAAATGATGAAGCTGCGAACAATAAGTTTAAGGACCAAGTACAATTATTTACCAGAAGAGAATTAAATCCAGacactttaaaaattaaatttgatcgaATAAAAGTCACTTGTATGCAGTCGgcaaatttaaaagtattgtttGGACTgtcatacataattttgaggTCAGACTCTACAGTTGATTTAGGCTTAGATGTATTTGGTAAGTTTAAATTGAAACAACCACATATTTTGAAAACACCTTTGGAAATGATGAAGGAAAAGATTCTtgataaagcaaaaaataaaaagacggATTATAAGGAAGAATTatgtaaacaaataaaaaaggattcaatggaaaattttattaaaagtcaaGAGGAACAGAAACCAATGAAGAGACCTTTATTAGAAAAGTTAGAAGCTGGAAAAGTTGATGaagtttttagaaaaaatgatAACGACAAAACACTTGGTAAAAGTCctgaaaatgtgaaaaatacatCAATTGGAACAACAGTTGCCAGAACTCCTTTTGGAGATATTGTGCCATCAATAAATACTGatactaataaaaatgatacaaaaaactCAATTCATAGCCCGTCAAATTCTAAGAAACGGTCTTTAAGCAAATTAGAAGATTCATCAAATGCAAACGTTAGTGAAAAGAAAAGACAAAAATGCTCTAAATGCATGGAGAGTTCGCAGGATCAATTGTGTAAAACTTGTCAACGATTACCACCGCCTACAAACATTGAAAATACTacgaaaacaaataatattgtaaaacctaaaaaatcatttaaagaattgcttaataatgttacattttctCTCAGTGGCTATGTTAATCCACAGAGGGATGAAATTAGGAGAAAAGCTCTTAATATGGGTGCTCGATATATACCTGATCCCAAtacaactaataaaaaatgcactcATTTGATTTGTGCTTTCAAAAATACACcaaaatatcaacaatttaAGAATCATACCAAAATTGTCTCACACACCTTTATTGAAGAgtgttttgataaaaagacgag atttcCTTGGCGACGGTATGCTTTAGATCAAAAGGATAAACTTCAACCTGAAAGCGAAGAAGAAATTGTTGGCAGTGAATTGGAATCTGCATATGACTCAGACACTGATGCCGAATATTGA